Proteins encoded together in one Catenulispora sp. EB89 window:
- a CDS encoding RHS repeat-associated core domain-containing protein, giving the protein MAVATGVVVGPAVASVTGHKSSSHQLWSPPQTQLSKTASVPGVNAAAVAKAPQTMTMAAPTVRPRAMSLMATGAAGPASAGTGSASGSTGNYTATDLRGSDAWSSGTGGGTFTYNYPVQLPSTLGGDVPKVALTYDSGTVDGETSAANAQASWIGDGWSYSPGFIERSYKPCNKDGITNSADNCWAGNNTLTIDAPGLSGTIVHDDATGAWHLANDSGAKVAQLTGAANGTSNGEYFTVTTTSGATYYFGLGHLPGGTHADPSTNSAFTQPVYSPNVGDPCYSASTGTGSFCTMGWRFNLDFVTDPHGNLQRFDYSPETNYYERGAGQNSGNGTLTQYVRGGTLSQISYGYRLSEAVAGAKPAAEVQFGTTERCTGSVSVCQTGNLQGTTGAAAFTNPGFESGSCTGWTCAGGAAVVNTQHNTGSDSLQLPAGGSAAQTVTGLSPSTTYTASAFAAGTGGCVTLAASAFDTSGTTASNCIGSAAGWSPGTVTFTTGPTSTSATITLSAAASNSAPMWVDDVSTRISPSYWPDVPADQNCNATGQCLNPSPTFWSTRMLSTITTQVLVGSSYQSVDSYALAHSFPATGDGTTPQLWLNSITRTATDGRAAITLPTVSFTGVQLANRVPGQTVGGQGLPALYHYRLQTITDELGAVTAVTYADSTPTIAACSQSNPNNLPKQDANGTLCFPQYWTPPNQSTPIQDWFTKYVVTQVTTTDDAAATPARSTAYSYTGAGAWHSNDNELADPTQRVWDQWRGFGQVTTTTGTAPDPLTQTVSTYLRGMNGDINAAGIAQTVSVTDSQGAAHSDDNVLAGFGLETQTYTAAGGAVVKDVISTPQILATTATHTRTSPLPKQYAQITGTAKTVTRDLLAAGTWRTHEVDYGFDTAANAGRLLTTDDKGDGTASSPEQCTSLSYAGSAVNPQLLDFVARKLTVTGPCGTTPTAANTVSDKVSLYDGNTAVGAANGLDNNGAAVGDATSELTLDHYDTATPPNPQYVTTSVSGYDAYGRVVSATDPNATDANHPGGAVTTTAYTPATGALPTRTVVTNPMGWTTTTTLDPGRDQPMETVDANGNTTDAAYDALGRVSGVWQPTHTKAANPTSPSEKFVYTVNGTASPSWTETETLRDDGQYMVSYEIVNGFGDVRQTQADAPDVSNGRDITDTYYDSHGWKVKTASAYFNASAPSSTILAVADNATPGQTVTTYDGLGRPTVSTFYSYANAQWHSTTAYPGADETDVTPPTGTAPSSTITDVRGHTTASWRYRTATATGHASDADVTSYAYDFAGRPSSLTDPTGKNTWTYSYDVRGRKTSSTDPDTGLTTIGYTADSQVATTTDARGQALSYTYDLLGRQTSEYSGTSTTDSTKLLTSTLYDTQAKGLQTSATRYTAGSTGPAYVTAVSGYTPDYKPTGTTVTIPSVEGSLAGAYTTTETYTPNLRLVSHTGMPGIGDLSSETLAYGYNFDGLLETVGGNNDYLAGTTYNGLGQVLRSTYGDMPNQAVQTIGYDTATGRVLSDTVDKETGTTTSVDVTNYTYNAAGQITSAQDKQDSSNTDLQCYGYDYAGHLTTAWSDTGATTTAASPTVPGIGGCANAAPTAATASKQVGGPAPYWQTYSFDIAGNRTGETDHNTAGTTAGDVTHTYNYPAAGANQPNTSTSTTISGGTTGTDTFVYDAAGNTTTRKLATGANQTLTWDAEGRLASVADAASGKSASYIYDASGGLLLQKQAGETILYLDGQELHLNTAGNSLTGLRDIPGSGGVTVVLSGSTFAYDFANLQGTGTVSIDALTLTTTRRYYDPYGNTRGTPATSWPDERAYLNKPADTTTGLDLIGARNYDPAAGRFISVDPLFEAGDPNQMGGYVYSGGDPVNTSDPTGLCKLSDGDLCLDTTGTAKDKAAAANGGSHDVNKSDNDYMVDAINAAENDARSPSQMNHYIRQTSTSDGVQQIVNRYVYDVTVTHYAQAQWMADHEKKKRSQGGASGFLHGVTHIASAAAHGVGSAWHNTLGEHWRGALQVGGFAACAVATAGYCLAAGAFVAVATYGFSGVGGAGWTGDNLHGLLVNGLWSVAGFGAGKALGEMLPESGAFDGLGRIAADGTMVMGSGISDLGRAAGQLTVRLAQGATTFVNTKIFEYSSNILNGIYTCSDPKSQPGYCG; this is encoded by the coding sequence GTGGCCGTCGCGACCGGCGTCGTCGTCGGGCCGGCCGTCGCGTCGGTGACCGGGCACAAGTCCAGCTCCCACCAGCTGTGGTCGCCGCCTCAGACGCAGTTGTCGAAGACTGCATCGGTGCCCGGCGTCAACGCGGCCGCCGTCGCCAAGGCGCCGCAGACCATGACCATGGCGGCGCCGACGGTGCGGCCTCGGGCGATGTCCCTGATGGCCACCGGCGCCGCGGGACCGGCGTCGGCCGGCACCGGGTCGGCGTCCGGCAGCACCGGCAACTACACCGCGACCGACCTGCGCGGCTCGGACGCCTGGAGCTCGGGGACCGGGGGTGGCACGTTCACCTACAACTATCCGGTCCAGCTGCCCTCCACCCTCGGCGGCGACGTGCCGAAGGTCGCTTTGACCTACGACTCGGGCACCGTCGACGGGGAGACCTCCGCGGCCAACGCCCAGGCGTCATGGATCGGCGACGGCTGGTCGTACAGCCCCGGGTTCATCGAACGCTCCTACAAGCCGTGCAACAAGGACGGCATCACCAACTCCGCCGACAACTGCTGGGCGGGGAACAACACTCTGACGATCGACGCACCGGGGCTGTCCGGCACCATCGTCCACGACGACGCCACCGGCGCGTGGCACCTGGCGAACGACTCCGGCGCGAAGGTGGCGCAGCTGACCGGAGCGGCCAACGGCACCTCCAACGGCGAGTACTTCACCGTCACCACCACCTCCGGGGCGACCTACTACTTCGGCCTGGGGCACCTGCCCGGCGGAACCCACGCGGATCCGTCGACCAACTCCGCCTTCACGCAGCCGGTGTACTCGCCGAATGTCGGCGACCCCTGCTACAGCGCGTCGACCGGCACCGGCTCGTTCTGCACCATGGGCTGGCGGTTCAACCTGGACTTCGTCACCGACCCGCACGGCAACCTGCAGCGCTTCGACTACTCCCCGGAGACCAACTACTACGAGCGCGGAGCCGGCCAGAACAGCGGCAACGGGACGCTCACCCAGTACGTCCGCGGCGGCACCCTGTCGCAGATCTCCTACGGCTACCGGCTGTCCGAGGCCGTGGCCGGCGCCAAGCCCGCCGCCGAAGTCCAGTTCGGCACCACCGAGCGCTGCACCGGCTCGGTGTCGGTGTGCCAGACCGGCAACCTGCAGGGCACCACCGGCGCCGCGGCCTTCACCAATCCCGGCTTCGAGTCCGGCAGCTGCACGGGCTGGACCTGCGCGGGCGGTGCCGCGGTGGTCAACACCCAGCACAACACCGGCAGCGACTCGCTGCAGCTGCCCGCCGGCGGCTCGGCCGCCCAGACCGTCACCGGGCTGAGCCCTTCCACCACCTACACCGCGTCCGCGTTCGCGGCCGGCACCGGTGGCTGTGTGACGTTGGCCGCGTCGGCGTTCGACACCTCCGGAACTACCGCTTCCAACTGCATCGGCTCGGCCGCCGGCTGGTCGCCCGGCACGGTGACGTTCACGACGGGCCCGACCTCCACCAGCGCGACGATCACCTTGTCCGCGGCGGCTTCCAACTCCGCTCCGATGTGGGTCGACGACGTGTCCACGCGTATCAGCCCGAGCTACTGGCCGGACGTGCCCGCGGACCAGAACTGCAACGCCACCGGCCAGTGCCTGAACCCCAGCCCGACCTTCTGGTCCACGCGGATGCTGTCCACGATCACCACCCAGGTGCTGGTCGGTTCCAGCTACCAGAGCGTCGACTCCTACGCGCTGGCGCACTCCTTCCCGGCCACCGGCGACGGCACCACCCCGCAGCTGTGGCTGAACTCGATCACCCGCACCGCCACCGACGGCCGGGCCGCGATCACCCTGCCGACCGTCAGCTTCACCGGCGTGCAGCTGGCCAACCGGGTTCCGGGCCAGACCGTCGGCGGGCAGGGCCTGCCGGCGCTGTACCACTACCGGCTGCAGACGATCACCGACGAGCTCGGCGCGGTCACCGCGGTGACCTACGCTGACAGCACTCCGACGATCGCCGCCTGCTCGCAGTCCAATCCGAACAACCTGCCCAAGCAGGACGCCAACGGGACGCTGTGCTTCCCGCAGTACTGGACGCCGCCGAACCAGAGCACGCCGATCCAGGACTGGTTCACCAAGTACGTCGTCACCCAGGTCACCACCACCGACGACGCCGCCGCGACCCCGGCCCGCAGCACCGCCTACAGCTACACCGGCGCCGGCGCCTGGCACTCGAACGACAACGAGCTGGCCGACCCCACGCAGCGCGTCTGGGACCAGTGGCGCGGCTTCGGCCAGGTCACCACCACCACCGGTACCGCACCCGACCCCCTGACCCAGACGGTCAGCACGTACCTGCGCGGCATGAACGGCGACATCAACGCTGCCGGCATCGCCCAGACGGTCTCCGTCACCGACTCCCAGGGCGCCGCCCACAGCGACGACAACGTCCTGGCCGGGTTCGGCCTGGAGACCCAGACGTACACCGCGGCCGGCGGCGCGGTCGTCAAGGACGTGATCAGCACCCCGCAGATCCTGGCCACGACCGCCACCCACACCCGTACGTCACCGCTGCCCAAGCAGTACGCCCAGATCACCGGGACGGCCAAGACCGTCACCCGTGATCTGCTGGCCGCCGGCACCTGGCGCACCCACGAAGTCGACTACGGCTTCGACACCGCCGCCAACGCCGGGCGCCTGCTGACCACCGACGACAAGGGCGACGGCACCGCGTCCTCCCCGGAGCAGTGCACGTCCCTGTCCTACGCCGGCTCGGCGGTCAACCCGCAGCTGCTGGACTTCGTCGCCCGCAAGCTCACGGTCACCGGGCCCTGCGGCACCACCCCCACTGCCGCGAACACGGTGTCCGACAAGGTCTCGCTGTACGACGGCAACACCGCCGTCGGGGCGGCCAACGGCCTGGACAACAACGGCGCCGCCGTCGGCGATGCGACCTCGGAGCTGACGCTCGACCACTACGACACCGCCACGCCGCCGAACCCGCAGTACGTCACCACCTCGGTCAGCGGCTACGACGCCTACGGACGCGTCGTGTCGGCCACCGACCCGAACGCGACCGACGCCAACCACCCCGGTGGCGCGGTCACCACGACGGCGTACACCCCGGCCACCGGGGCGCTCCCCACCCGGACGGTGGTCACCAACCCGATGGGCTGGACCACGACAACCACCCTCGACCCGGGCCGCGACCAGCCGATGGAGACCGTCGACGCCAACGGCAACACGACCGACGCCGCCTACGACGCGCTCGGCCGGGTGTCCGGGGTCTGGCAGCCGACCCACACCAAGGCGGCGAACCCGACCAGCCCCAGCGAGAAGTTCGTGTACACGGTCAACGGAACGGCGTCGCCGTCGTGGACCGAGACCGAGACGCTGCGCGACGACGGCCAGTACATGGTGTCGTACGAGATCGTGAACGGGTTCGGCGACGTCCGGCAGACGCAGGCGGACGCCCCCGACGTCTCGAACGGTCGCGACATCACCGACACGTACTACGACAGCCACGGCTGGAAGGTGAAGACCGCCTCGGCGTACTTCAACGCCTCGGCACCGTCCTCGACGATCCTGGCGGTCGCCGACAACGCGACGCCGGGCCAGACCGTCACCACCTACGACGGCCTGGGCCGCCCGACGGTCTCCACGTTCTACTCGTACGCCAACGCGCAGTGGCACAGCACCACGGCCTACCCCGGCGCGGACGAGACCGACGTGACCCCGCCGACCGGGACCGCGCCCAGCAGCACCATCACCGACGTGCGCGGACACACCACCGCCAGCTGGCGCTACCGCACCGCGACCGCGACCGGGCACGCCTCGGACGCCGACGTCACCAGCTACGCGTACGACTTCGCCGGACGGCCCAGCAGCCTGACCGACCCGACCGGCAAGAACACCTGGACCTACAGCTACGACGTGCGCGGCCGGAAGACCAGCAGCACCGACCCGGACACCGGCCTCACCACGATCGGCTACACCGCCGACTCGCAGGTCGCCACCACCACCGACGCCCGCGGTCAGGCGCTGTCCTACACCTATGACCTGCTGGGCCGGCAGACCTCGGAGTACTCGGGCACCTCCACGACCGACTCGACCAAGCTGCTGACCAGCACGCTGTACGACACCCAGGCCAAGGGCCTGCAGACGTCGGCGACCCGGTACACCGCGGGCAGCACCGGACCGGCGTATGTGACCGCGGTCAGCGGCTACACCCCGGACTACAAGCCGACCGGCACCACCGTCACGATTCCGTCGGTGGAGGGCTCGCTGGCCGGTGCGTACACGACCACTGAGACCTACACGCCGAACCTGCGCCTGGTCTCGCACACCGGCATGCCCGGGATCGGCGACCTGTCGTCGGAGACCCTCGCCTACGGCTACAACTTCGACGGCCTGCTCGAGACCGTCGGCGGCAACAACGACTACCTGGCCGGGACCACCTACAACGGCCTGGGCCAGGTGCTGCGCTCCACGTACGGCGACATGCCGAACCAGGCGGTGCAGACCATCGGTTACGACACCGCCACCGGCCGGGTGCTCAGCGACACCGTCGACAAGGAGACCGGCACCACCACCTCCGTGGACGTCACCAACTACACGTACAACGCCGCCGGCCAGATCACCTCGGCGCAGGACAAGCAGGACAGCAGCAACACCGACCTGCAGTGCTACGGCTACGACTACGCCGGCCACCTGACGACGGCCTGGAGCGACACCGGCGCGACCACCACCGCGGCCAGCCCGACCGTGCCCGGCATCGGCGGCTGCGCCAACGCCGCGCCTACGGCGGCGACGGCGTCCAAGCAGGTCGGCGGGCCGGCTCCGTACTGGCAGACCTACAGCTTCGACATCGCCGGCAACCGCACCGGCGAGACCGACCACAACACCGCGGGCACCACCGCCGGCGACGTCACGCACACCTACAACTACCCGGCTGCCGGCGCCAACCAGCCGAACACCTCGACCTCCACCACCATCTCCGGCGGCACCACCGGCACCGACACGTTCGTCTACGACGCCGCCGGCAACACCACCACCCGCAAGCTCGCCACCGGCGCCAACCAGACCCTGACCTGGGACGCCGAAGGCCGCCTGGCCTCGGTCGCCGACGCGGCGAGCGGCAAGAGCGCGTCCTACATCTACGACGCGTCCGGCGGCCTGCTGCTGCAGAAGCAGGCCGGCGAGACGATCCTGTACCTGGACGGGCAGGAGCTGCACCTGAACACCGCCGGCAACAGCCTCACCGGGCTGCGCGACATCCCCGGCAGCGGCGGCGTCACCGTGGTGCTGTCCGGATCCACGTTCGCCTACGACTTCGCGAACCTGCAGGGCACCGGCACCGTCTCCATCGACGCACTGACCCTGACCACCACCCGCCGCTACTACGACCCCTACGGCAACACCCGCGGCACCCCGGCCACATCCTGGCCCGACGAGCGCGCCTACCTGAACAAGCCCGCCGACACCACCACCGGCCTGGACCTGATAGGCGCCCGCAACTACGACCCCGCAGCCGGCCGCTTCATCTCCGTCGACCCCCTCTTCGAAGCCGGCGACCCGAACCAGATGGGCGGCTACGTCTACTCCGGCGGCGACCCGGTCAACACCAGCGACCCCACCGGCCTGTGCAAGCTCTCCGACGGCGACCTGTGCCTGGACACCACGGGTACGGCGAAGGACAAGGCGGCCGCGGCCAACGGCGGCAGCCACGACGTCAACAAGAGCGACAACGACTATATGGTCGACGCGATCAACGCCGCCGAGAACGACGCGCGGAGCCCGTCGCAGATGAACCACTACATCCGGCAGACGAGCACCAGTGACGGGGTGCAGCAGATCGTCAATCGGTATGTGTACGACGTGACGGTCACGCACTACGCGCAGGCGCAGTGGATGGCCGACCACGAGAAGAAGAAGCGGAGCCAGGGGGGTGCGAGCGGGTTCCTGCACGGAGTCACTCATATCGCCAGCGCGGCTGCTCACGGCGTCGGATCGGCGTGGCACAACACGCTTGGTGAACACTGGCGTGGTGCGCTGCAGGTCGGTGGATTCGCTGCCTGTGCAGTGGCGACGGCCGGGTACTGCCTGGCTGCAGGCGCTTTCGTCGCTGTAGCAACGTATGGCTTCAGCGGCGTCGGGGGTGCGGGATGGACTGGCGACAACCTGCACGGCCTCTTGGTCAATGGCCTCTGGTCGGTTGCCGGCTTCGGCGCCGGCAAGGCCCTCGGCGAGATGCTTCCTGAATCCGGCGCGTTCGACGGGCTCGGCAGGATCGCTGCCGATGGCACAATGGTCATGGGTTCAGGGATCTCCGACCTGGGCCGGGCCGCAGGACAGCTGACGGTGAGACTCGCTCAGGGAGCGACGACGTTCGTCAATACAAAGATCTTCGAATATTCGTCGAACATCCTGAACGGGATATACACGTGCAGTGATCCGAAATCGCAGCCAGGGTATTGCGGATGA
- a CDS encoding barstar family protein, giving the protein MIARFDPQWTVWERDLPLRYLVAWENEDGEPELWAKAVGVEGLFADPVPLRREVLTLRGCEPTDALDIAAADAAHEAFGLFSEWGRPLGRCRRVDGLYRARPGPAKTPVTLVGCEPAGLLRTLRRPRSWDTAVAELLVLDRAGRAMTRRRVSLAIDRVRPSVLKAALVDVTFADCFDPPPTAARSVWQAWYEGVPVEPNQWARFSTPGRDEWLDLTFPARTKAQTDTTGGTYHLDGRFVTDMPGLHCAMAEALVGPGGYFGREWMAFKDCLAGSFGVAPPFTLVWQDADVARHALADAYGDPGERHNYFDEIVALLRGYGATVVLQ; this is encoded by the coding sequence TTGATCGCGAGGTTCGATCCGCAGTGGACGGTCTGGGAGCGGGATCTTCCGCTGCGGTACCTCGTCGCCTGGGAGAATGAGGACGGCGAGCCGGAGCTGTGGGCGAAGGCGGTGGGCGTCGAAGGGCTGTTCGCCGATCCGGTTCCGCTGCGCCGTGAGGTGCTGACGCTGCGGGGCTGCGAGCCGACTGACGCGCTGGACATCGCCGCGGCGGATGCCGCGCATGAAGCGTTCGGGCTGTTCAGCGAATGGGGCCGTCCGCTTGGCCGGTGCCGGCGCGTCGACGGGTTGTACCGCGCGCGGCCGGGACCCGCGAAGACGCCGGTGACGTTGGTCGGCTGCGAACCCGCAGGGCTCTTGCGCACCTTGCGCAGACCGCGGTCGTGGGACACGGCTGTCGCCGAGCTGCTGGTACTCGACCGGGCCGGTCGCGCCATGACGCGGCGCCGCGTCAGTCTTGCGATCGACCGGGTCCGGCCCTCAGTGCTAAAGGCAGCGCTCGTCGACGTCACCTTCGCGGACTGCTTCGATCCACCGCCAACCGCCGCCCGCTCGGTCTGGCAGGCCTGGTATGAGGGCGTTCCCGTCGAGCCGAACCAGTGGGCCCGATTCTCGACGCCGGGTCGCGACGAGTGGCTCGATCTGACCTTCCCCGCCCGGACGAAGGCGCAGACTGACACCACCGGCGGCACCTACCACCTGGACGGTCGCTTCGTCACCGACATGCCCGGCCTGCACTGCGCCATGGCCGAAGCGCTGGTCGGGCCCGGCGGCTACTTCGGCCGCGAGTGGATGGCGTTCAAGGACTGCCTCGCGGGCAGCTTCGGCGTCGCGCCGCCGTTCACCCTTGTCTGGCAGGACGCCGACGTCGCCCGACACGCCCTGGCCGATGCGTACGGCGACCCCGGCGAGCGCCACAACTACTTCGACGAGATCGTCGCACTGCTGCGTGGCTACGGCGCCACGGTCGTCTTGCAGTAA